One Oenanthe melanoleuca isolate GR-GAL-2019-014 chromosome 3, OMel1.0, whole genome shotgun sequence DNA segment encodes these proteins:
- the LOC130251399 gene encoding cytochrome c oxidase subunit 7A2, mitochondrial — translation MWRNALALRQISQRTISTASRRQLENRVSEGQKLFQEDNGLPVHLKGGAKDSLLYRTTAGLTMFGTMYALYYLLVSSMPKKPN, via the exons gctCTTCGCCAGATTTCCCAGAGAACCATAAGCACTGCTTCACGCAGGCAGTTGGAAAATAGGGTTTCTGAGGGTCAGAAGCTTTTTCAG GAGGACAATGGCCTCCCAGTGCATCTTAAAGGCGGGGCAAAAGATTCTCTGTTGTACAGAACCACTGCGGGTCTTACAATGTTTG GAACAATGTATGCTTTGTATTATCTGCTTGTCTCTTCAATGCCCAAGAAGCCGAACTGA